One stretch of Pelmatolapia mariae isolate MD_Pm_ZW linkage group LG3_W, Pm_UMD_F_2, whole genome shotgun sequence DNA includes these proteins:
- the LOC135932596 gene encoding integumentary mucin C.1-like translates to TTTAAPTTTTTVASTTAAPTTTTTAPTTAAPPTTTTAAPTTTTAAPTTTTSAPTTTTTAPTTTAAPTTTTTAASTTTTAAPTTTTTAAPTTTTTAPTTTAAPTTTTTASPTTTTTVASTTTAAITTAAPTTTTAAPTTTTAAPTTTTTAPTTTAAPTTTTTAAPTTTTTAPTTTAAPTTTTTAAPTTTTASPTTTTTAATTTTAAPTTT, encoded by the coding sequence accacaactgccgccccaacaacaaccacaactgtggcatcaaccacagctgctccaacaacaaccacaactgcacccacaaccgcagctcctccaacaacaaccacagctgctcccacaacaaccacagctgccccaacaacaaccacttctgcgccaacaacaaccacaactgcacccacaaccacagctgctccaacaacaaccacaactgccgcctcaacaacaaccacagctgctcccacaacaaccacaactgctgccccaacaacaaccacaactgcacccacaaccacagctgctccaacaacaaccacaactgcctccccaacaacaacgacaactgtggcatcaaccacaactgctgcaataaccacagctgctccgacaacaaccacagctgccccaacaacaaccacagctgccccaacaacaaccacaactgcacccacaaccacagctgctcccacaacaaccacaacagctgctccaacaacaaccacaactgcacccacaaccacagctgctccaacaacaaccacaacagctgctccaacaacaactacagcttccccaacaacaactacaactgccgcgacaacaaccacagctgccccaacaacaacc